One Leucobacter muris DNA segment encodes these proteins:
- the proC gene encoding pyrroline-5-carboxylate reductase, whose protein sequence is MSNSTQSAALPRTAMIGVGSMGGAILAGLRAPGVEIELPIAVTARSVSSAAAFEGADDVVAYAGESDPDANRHAVRGAGLVILAVKPWTVAEAARGIADALEPGAIVVSVAAGVPSSAIEAELPEGVAVVRAMPNTPSHIGRGVTGIAGGASAGEEAVATVRRLFETVGEVLVVREDQINDVAAVSGSGPAYVYLYAEHMIAAARRLGFDADQARLLVQQTIAGAAELMVRSDDEPEQLRRNVTSPKGTTERAVEVLQAADWGDLFDRALAANVRRSEELERGE, encoded by the coding sequence ATGAGCAACTCAACGCAGTCAGCAGCACTTCCGCGCACCGCCATGATCGGCGTCGGCTCCATGGGCGGCGCGATCCTGGCGGGGCTGCGCGCCCCCGGGGTGGAGATCGAGCTCCCGATCGCGGTCACCGCCCGGTCGGTCTCGAGCGCCGCGGCGTTCGAGGGCGCGGATGACGTGGTCGCCTACGCGGGCGAGAGCGATCCCGACGCCAACCGCCACGCGGTGCGCGGCGCCGGGCTCGTGATCCTCGCGGTGAAGCCGTGGACGGTCGCCGAAGCGGCGCGAGGGATCGCCGACGCCCTCGAGCCGGGGGCGATCGTCGTGAGCGTCGCCGCGGGCGTGCCGAGCAGTGCGATCGAGGCCGAGCTCCCGGAGGGCGTGGCGGTCGTGCGGGCGATGCCGAACACCCCGTCGCACATCGGGCGCGGGGTGACCGGCATCGCCGGCGGGGCCTCGGCGGGCGAGGAGGCCGTCGCCACGGTGCGGCGCCTGTTCGAGACCGTCGGCGAGGTGCTGGTGGTGCGCGAGGATCAGATCAACGACGTCGCGGCAGTCTCGGGATCCGGCCCGGCCTACGTGTACCTCTACGCCGAGCACATGATCGCGGCGGCGCGGAGGCTCGGCTTCGACGCGGATCAGGCCCGCCTGCTCGTGCAGCAGACGATCGCGGGCGCGGCCGAGCTGATGGTGCGCAGCGACGATGAGCCCGAGCAGCTGCGCCGCAACGTGACGAGCCCGAAGGGCACCACCGAGCGGGCCGTCGAGGTGCTGCAGGCGGCCGACTGGGGCGATCTCTTCGACCGGGCGCTCGCCGCGAACGTGCGGCGATCGGAGGAGCTGGAGCGGGGCGAGTAG
- a CDS encoding aldehyde dehydrogenase family protein yields MTDNTLLDAISATQEEGRPIPDAATGETMGYAPVHTTADLDAAVEAARAAQPAWAGLGHDERARLLRLAADEIEANAEDLARIIAREQGKPLNGAGARFEAGGCAVWVRSAADTAIEPEVLFEAEGTRSELHYVPLGVVAAIGPWNWPALIGIWQIAPSLRMGNAVVVKPSSYTPLSVLAVVELMNRRLPEGVLTVVSGNREVGARIASHPGIDKVMFTGSTETGREIVRSSADNLARLTLELGGNDPGIVLPGADARAIAEGLFWGIFINTGQTCAALKRLYVHDSVHDEVVAALAELAESIPMGPGTDEGSLLGPLTTPQQFEIVSRLVDDARARGARIVTGGEPAEELGAQFYRATIVTNIEDGAALVDEEQFGPVIPVIRYSDLDDAIARANASEQGLGASVWGDPGEARRVAERIEAGTVWINQHGTLNPMVPFGGVKASGYGLEFGAHGLKAVAAPKVITV; encoded by the coding sequence ATGACCGACAACACGCTGCTGGACGCGATCTCCGCGACGCAGGAGGAGGGGCGCCCGATTCCGGACGCCGCCACGGGCGAGACCATGGGCTACGCCCCGGTGCACACGACGGCCGATCTCGACGCCGCGGTGGAGGCGGCGCGGGCCGCCCAGCCGGCCTGGGCCGGCCTCGGGCACGACGAGCGCGCGCGACTGCTGCGGCTCGCCGCCGACGAGATCGAGGCGAACGCCGAGGATCTCGCGCGGATCATCGCGCGGGAGCAGGGCAAGCCGTTGAACGGCGCCGGGGCGCGGTTCGAGGCCGGCGGCTGCGCGGTCTGGGTGCGCAGCGCGGCCGACACCGCGATCGAGCCCGAGGTGCTGTTCGAGGCGGAGGGCACCCGCTCCGAGCTGCACTACGTGCCGCTCGGCGTGGTGGCGGCGATCGGGCCGTGGAACTGGCCCGCGCTGATCGGCATCTGGCAGATCGCCCCGTCGCTGCGCATGGGGAACGCGGTGGTGGTGAAGCCGAGCAGCTACACCCCGCTCAGCGTGCTCGCGGTCGTCGAACTCATGAACCGGCGCCTGCCGGAGGGGGTGCTGACCGTCGTCTCGGGCAACCGGGAGGTAGGAGCGCGCATCGCGAGCCACCCCGGCATCGACAAGGTGATGTTCACCGGGTCGACCGAGACGGGCCGGGAGATCGTGCGCAGCTCGGCCGACAACCTCGCGAGGCTCACGCTCGAGCTGGGCGGCAACGACCCGGGGATCGTGCTCCCCGGAGCCGATGCGCGGGCGATCGCCGAGGGGCTCTTCTGGGGCATCTTCATCAACACCGGCCAGACCTGCGCCGCGTTGAAGCGCCTGTACGTGCACGACTCCGTGCACGACGAGGTGGTCGCCGCGCTCGCGGAGCTGGCGGAGTCGATCCCGATGGGGCCCGGGACGGATGAGGGCAGCCTGCTCGGGCCGCTGACGACGCCGCAGCAGTTCGAGATCGTCTCGCGCCTCGTCGACGACGCGCGCGCCCGGGGGGCGAGGATCGTGACCGGCGGCGAGCCCGCGGAGGAGCTCGGCGCGCAGTTCTACCGCGCGACGATCGTCACCAACATCGAGGACGGCGCGGCTCTCGTCGACGAGGAGCAGTTCGGCCCGGTGATCCCGGTGATCCGCTACTCCGATCTCGACGACGCGATCGCCCGCGCCAACGCCTCCGAGCAGGGCCTCGGGGCCTCGGTCTGGGGGGATCCGGGGGAGGCGCGTCGCGTGGCGGAGCGCATCGAAGCCGGCACGGTCTGGATCAACCAGCACGGCACGCTCAACCCGATGGTGCCGTTCGGCGGGGTGAAGGCCTCGGGCTACGGACTCGAGTTCGGCGCGCACGGTCTGAAGGCCGTCGCCGCCCCGAAGGTCATCACGGTCTGA
- the dctP gene encoding TRAP transporter substrate-binding protein DctP: protein MFSTHQHPRRVGRTAASIGLIAVAGLVLAGCSGINNASSGGDGGDGGESVTWTLVTGAQADTPNAAVQNWFLDRVEEVAEGRITFERTATEALCKAPEVAECVRDGRAQIGVTVPDYTPQYFPSTSMVSIPFLSQNAQAAMQSIYDLHEDYDPAKAIMERNGLHHVATWPVGRFLIGGHEPITSVAQFRGAQVRVSGPIIQQAIGNEGANIVAVTAPETYEAVERGVVSTIGGAIDFPVNYGLMELLPDWTDPGIGQYSTFGMWVNADAYNALPDDLREQFDQVTEELNTGEGIAAFNEVAAGQCQQMKDAPTVKSLTAWAEQDTQAWKDALGDSGQEMWIELATEQGLEDAEGVLEQYLAGLESYDDVAYDDATSACVASFGDR from the coding sequence ATGTTCTCCACCCACCAGCACCCCCGTCGGGTCGGCCGCACCGCCGCCTCGATCGGCCTCATCGCGGTCGCGGGCCTCGTGCTCGCCGGCTGCTCCGGCATCAACAACGCGTCGTCGGGCGGAGACGGCGGAGACGGCGGGGAATCGGTCACCTGGACGCTCGTGACCGGCGCTCAGGCCGACACCCCGAACGCGGCCGTGCAGAACTGGTTCCTCGACCGCGTCGAGGAGGTCGCCGAGGGCCGCATCACCTTCGAGCGCACCGCCACCGAGGCGCTCTGCAAGGCGCCCGAGGTCGCCGAATGCGTGCGCGACGGCCGCGCCCAGATCGGCGTCACGGTGCCCGACTACACGCCCCAGTACTTCCCCTCCACCAGCATGGTGAGCATCCCGTTCCTCAGCCAGAACGCCCAGGCCGCGATGCAGTCCATCTACGACCTGCACGAGGACTACGATCCCGCGAAGGCGATCATGGAGCGCAACGGCCTGCACCACGTCGCGACGTGGCCGGTCGGCCGCTTCCTGATCGGCGGGCACGAGCCGATCACGAGCGTCGCCCAGTTCCGGGGCGCCCAGGTGCGCGTCTCGGGCCCGATCATCCAGCAGGCCATCGGCAACGAGGGCGCGAACATCGTCGCCGTCACGGCGCCGGAGACCTACGAGGCGGTCGAGCGCGGGGTCGTCTCCACGATCGGCGGCGCCATCGACTTCCCGGTGAACTACGGGCTGATGGAACTGCTGCCCGACTGGACCGACCCGGGCATCGGCCAGTACTCGACCTTCGGCATGTGGGTGAACGCCGACGCCTACAACGCGCTCCCCGACGACCTGCGCGAGCAGTTCGACCAGGTGACCGAGGAGCTGAACACCGGTGAGGGCATCGCGGCGTTCAACGAGGTCGCGGCCGGCCAGTGCCAGCAGATGAAGGATGCCCCGACCGTGAAATCGCTCACGGCGTGGGCCGAGCAGGACACCCAGGCCTGGAAGGACGCGCTCGGCGACTCGGGTCAGGAGATGTGGATCGAGCTCGCCACCGAGCAGGGGCTCGAGGACGCCGAGGGGGTGCTCGAGCAGTACCTCGCCGGGCTGGAGAGCTACGACGACGTGGCCTACGACGACGCGACGAGCGCCTGCGTGGCCTCCTTCGGCGACCGTTGA
- a CDS encoding TRAP transporter large permease yields MLVTVIVLTIVVLLLVLLMLRMPVALSLALSGALGLGILQGTGYTTNVLGSVPFSATASFSLTIIPMFILMGMFAMRARIAEHVFAVANHMVSRFPGGLGVATVMACAGFSAVSGSSIGTAATMSKLSVGQMRAYGYPAALATGIVAIAGTLGVVIPPSTFLVLYAIMTGESVAQILAAGIIPGVLSALGYIVYILVVGHRQIVRPEATLAEAVAVAHSDAAEARGASRARTAEPTAAAAALPPGTPDTEAVQQVYGRTLRTLPWRGLVRLSVIFLIILGGMFSGVFTSTESAAIAAFVALLILLWEFRRDGWSTMWGNVKGALLDTAQTTSMVFMILVGSSVFSTFLIAAHVPDTVTSWVAGLDVPPLLTIGLLLLLLLPLGTALDEISVLIITIPIIYPIAMELGFDGIWLGLMVVKLTAIGMVTPPVGMTCFVVSGATGVRTETVFKGVLPLMLMDLVVSAILFFVPAITLFLPSLVAQSAG; encoded by the coding sequence ATGCTCGTCACAGTGATCGTGCTCACGATCGTCGTGCTGCTGCTCGTGCTGCTGATGCTGCGCATGCCGGTCGCCCTCTCGCTCGCCCTCTCGGGCGCGCTGGGCCTCGGCATCCTGCAGGGCACCGGCTACACCACGAACGTGCTCGGCTCCGTGCCCTTCAGCGCGACCGCGAGCTTCTCGCTGACGATCATCCCCATGTTCATACTCATGGGCATGTTCGCCATGCGGGCCCGGATCGCGGAGCACGTGTTCGCGGTCGCGAACCACATGGTCAGCCGCTTTCCGGGAGGCCTCGGCGTCGCCACCGTCATGGCGTGCGCGGGCTTCTCGGCGGTCTCGGGGTCGAGCATCGGCACGGCCGCCACCATGTCGAAGCTGTCGGTCGGCCAGATGCGCGCCTACGGCTACCCCGCGGCGCTCGCGACGGGCATCGTGGCCATCGCCGGCACCCTCGGCGTCGTGATCCCGCCGAGCACCTTCCTCGTGCTGTACGCGATCATGACGGGCGAGTCGGTCGCGCAGATCCTCGCCGCGGGCATCATCCCGGGCGTGCTCTCGGCGCTCGGCTACATCGTGTACATCCTGGTCGTCGGGCACCGGCAGATCGTGCGGCCCGAGGCGACGCTCGCCGAGGCGGTCGCGGTCGCGCACTCCGACGCCGCCGAGGCGCGCGGCGCGAGTCGCGCCCGCACCGCGGAGCCGACCGCGGCCGCCGCCGCGCTGCCTCCGGGCACCCCGGACACGGAGGCCGTGCAGCAGGTCTACGGCCGCACGCTGCGCACCCTGCCGTGGCGGGGGCTCGTGCGCCTGAGCGTGATCTTCCTGATCATCCTCGGCGGCATGTTCTCCGGCGTCTTCACCTCGACCGAGTCGGCCGCGATCGCCGCGTTCGTGGCGCTCCTCATCCTGCTCTGGGAGTTCCGGCGCGACGGCTGGAGCACCATGTGGGGCAACGTGAAGGGCGCACTGCTCGACACGGCGCAGACCACGTCGATGGTGTTCATGATCCTCGTCGGCTCGAGCGTGTTCTCGACCTTCCTCATCGCGGCCCACGTGCCCGACACCGTGACCAGCTGGGTCGCGGGGCTCGACGTGCCGCCGCTGCTGACGATCGGGCTGCTCCTGCTGCTCCTGCTGCCGCTCGGCACCGCCCTCGACGAGATCTCGGTGCTCATCATCACGATCCCGATCATCTATCCGATCGCGATGGAGCTCGGCTTCGACGGCATCTGGCTCGGCCTCATGGTCGTGAAGCTCACGGCGATCGGCATGGTGACGCCACCGGTCGGCATGACGTGCTTCGTCGTCTCCGGGGCCACGGGCGTGCGCACCGAGACGGTGTTCAAGGGCGTGCTGCCGCTCATGCTGATGGATCTCGTGGTCTCGGCGATCCTCTTCTTCGTGCCCGCGATCACGCTCTTCCTGCCGTCGCTCGTCGCTCAGAGCGCCGGCTGA
- a CDS encoding TRAP transporter small permease, with amino-acid sequence METSAEPGGSAFDRWLKRCSAALGVIAAGALVVLMLATVIDVLVRWTTRASLPGMMEIAETALVASVFLGLAWTSIQGGHVAVTIVTDRLKPGLARAVSVLIWALNAVILAWMTAALLARAVQSTSMSETRFGLVQWPIWPLRWIIAAGVLFWAIVALVNLVRVIRGRTAYGEDAEVVLDA; translated from the coding sequence ATGGAGACCTCGGCAGAACCCGGCGGGTCGGCCTTCGACCGCTGGCTGAAGCGGTGCAGCGCCGCGCTCGGCGTCATCGCGGCGGGCGCCCTCGTGGTGCTCATGCTCGCGACCGTGATCGACGTGCTCGTGCGCTGGACCACCCGCGCGAGCCTGCCCGGCATGATGGAGATCGCCGAGACGGCGCTCGTCGCGTCGGTGTTCCTCGGCCTCGCGTGGACCTCGATCCAGGGCGGCCATGTAGCCGTCACGATCGTCACCGACCGCTTGAAGCCCGGCCTCGCGCGGGCGGTGTCGGTGCTCATCTGGGCGCTCAACGCCGTGATCCTCGCCTGGATGACCGCCGCCCTCCTCGCGCGCGCCGTGCAGTCGACGAGCATGAGCGAGACCCGCTTCGGCCTCGTGCAGTGGCCCATCTGGCCGCTGCGCTGGATCATCGCGGCCGGCGTGCTGTTCTGGGCGATCGTCGCGCTCGTCAACCTGGTGCGCGTGATCCGCGGCCGCACCGCCTACGGAGAAGACGCGGAGGTGGTGCTCGATGCGTAG
- a CDS encoding NAD(P)-dependent oxidoreductase, which produces MNERIIRVGFIGLGTMGDPMSSNIAASGEFDLALFDVDHDRARELAGRVGASAVERVADLADREVIVMMLPTSAIVREALLDGDGAPRIPARPGTVFVDMSSSDPTETVETGEALHRAGYALVDAPVSGARERAVDGTLSIMLGADDAAAAERAIPVIETMSSRIFRTGRLGTGHAMKALNNFVAAAAFTAASEALAAGADFGLDPDVMVEVFNASTGQSFVTTHVLPAHVVGEQYASGFALPLFTKDVRIAQRVQQAAGREAPVCDAVTRVMGEALDALGNVDHTRAFEFWRDR; this is translated from the coding sequence ATGAACGAGCGGATCATACGGGTCGGCTTCATCGGTCTGGGCACGATGGGCGACCCCATGTCCAGCAACATCGCGGCGTCGGGGGAGTTCGACCTGGCCCTGTTCGACGTCGATCACGACCGTGCGCGAGAGCTCGCGGGACGCGTCGGCGCGTCGGCCGTGGAGCGCGTCGCAGACCTCGCCGATCGCGAGGTGATCGTCATGATGCTGCCGACCAGCGCCATCGTGCGCGAGGCGCTGCTCGACGGCGACGGCGCCCCCCGTATCCCGGCCCGCCCCGGCACGGTCTTCGTCGACATGAGCTCGTCGGATCCGACCGAGACCGTCGAGACGGGCGAGGCGCTGCACCGCGCGGGGTACGCCCTCGTCGACGCCCCCGTGTCGGGTGCGCGGGAACGAGCGGTCGACGGCACCCTCTCGATCATGCTCGGCGCCGACGACGCCGCCGCGGCCGAGCGGGCGATCCCCGTGATCGAGACGATGAGCTCGCGCATCTTCCGCACCGGCAGGCTGGGCACCGGGCACGCGATGAAGGCCCTCAACAACTTCGTGGCCGCGGCGGCGTTCACCGCGGCCTCCGAGGCGCTCGCCGCGGGCGCCGACTTCGGCCTCGACCCCGATGTGATGGTCGAGGTGTTCAACGCCTCGACGGGGCAGAGCTTCGTCACCACCCACGTGCTGCCCGCGCACGTCGTGGGCGAGCAGTACGCGAGCGGCTTCGCGCTGCCGCTCTTCACGAAGGACGTGAGGATCGCGCAGCGGGTGCAGCAGGCCGCCGGCCGCGAGGCGCCCGTCTGCGACGCCGTGACCCGCGTCATGGGCGAGGCGCTGGACGCCCTCGGCAACGTGGACCACACGCGCGCCTTCGAGTTCTGGCGGGACCGCTAG
- a CDS encoding carboxymuconolactone decarboxylase family protein, translating to MIRDELYDVGLRQRRTMFGPEGAEGQVEHTTDLNDKLQDFVTRYCFGDIWQRDGLSYAERSRITFAMLIAQGKSHELRVHARGALANGVSPVELREVVVHSILYCGIPAAVEGLRALEEILEERGIALDLDGEAERP from the coding sequence GTGATCCGAGACGAGCTGTACGACGTCGGCCTGCGTCAGCGACGCACCATGTTCGGACCCGAGGGGGCGGAGGGTCAGGTGGAGCACACCACCGACCTCAACGACAAGCTGCAGGACTTCGTCACCCGGTACTGCTTCGGCGATATCTGGCAGCGCGACGGGCTCTCGTACGCCGAGCGCAGCCGCATCACGTTCGCGATGCTGATCGCGCAGGGCAAGTCGCACGAGCTGCGGGTGCACGCGCGCGGTGCGCTGGCCAACGGCGTCTCCCCGGTCGAGCTGCGCGAGGTCGTCGTGCACTCGATCCTCTACTGCGGCATCCCCGCCGCGGTCGAGGGGCTGCGCGCGCTCGAGGAGATCCTCGAGGAGCGGGGCATCGCGCTGGATCTCGACGGGGAAGCGGAGCGCCCCTAG
- a CDS encoding AraC-like ligand-binding domain-containing protein, whose translation MSAHDPQYSMESHESVGFDEWVRLVGNRFVPLALSTGSPETFTGTIRTRTIGGICVTDIAASSHSVHRLSNAIRRDKNDHLKLSMQLEGTGLVMQDGRSAHLNPGDAAIYDTSRPYTLEYGGPMRSLVMLFPHSMLGLSASMVHTVTAARLAGDTGIGRVICPFMQHMAENLDQLEGVNGSRIMHSAFELITALLSSEIQATSTRDEHGVAFESVRMYIDSHLCDPDLNTDSIAKTHFISTRQLQYLFQEEGLTVSGYIRSRRLERCRIDLEDSALQERTVLQIAQAGGFVDLSHFSKLFKSTYGRTPREHRLAHLRAVPLQ comes from the coding sequence ATGTCGGCGCACGATCCCCAGTATTCGATGGAGTCGCACGAGTCGGTCGGATTCGACGAGTGGGTGCGGCTGGTCGGCAACCGCTTCGTGCCGCTCGCGCTGTCGACCGGCTCGCCCGAGACCTTCACGGGCACGATCCGCACCCGCACCATCGGCGGCATCTGCGTCACCGACATCGCCGCGTCGTCGCACAGCGTGCACCGGCTCTCGAACGCCATCCGCCGCGACAAGAACGACCACCTCAAGCTGAGCATGCAGCTCGAGGGCACCGGTCTCGTGATGCAGGACGGTCGCAGCGCCCACCTCAACCCGGGCGACGCCGCCATCTACGACACGTCGCGCCCCTACACCCTCGAGTACGGCGGGCCCATGCGGTCGCTCGTCATGCTCTTCCCCCACTCCATGCTGGGGCTCTCGGCGAGCATGGTGCACACGGTCACCGCGGCGCGGCTCGCGGGCGACACGGGGATCGGCCGCGTGATCTGCCCCTTCATGCAGCACATGGCCGAGAACCTCGACCAGCTCGAGGGCGTGAACGGCTCGCGCATCATGCACAGCGCCTTCGAGCTCATCACGGCGCTGCTCTCGTCCGAGATCCAGGCGACGTCGACGCGCGACGAGCACGGCGTGGCGTTCGAGTCGGTGCGCATGTACATCGACTCGCACCTCTGCGACCCCGATCTCAACACCGACTCCATCGCGAAGACCCACTTCATCTCCACGCGCCAGCTGCAGTACCTGTTCCAGGAGGAGGGGCTCACCGTCTCGGGCTACATCCGGTCGCGGCGCCTCGAGCGCTGCCGCATCGACCTCGAGGACTCCGCGCTGCAGGAGCGCACGGTGCTGCAGATCGCGCAGGCCGGGGGGTTCGTCGACCTCAGCCACTTCAGCAAGCTCTTCAAGTCGACCTACGGTCGCACGCCGCGCGAGCACCGACTCGCGCATCTCCGCGCAGTCCCGCTTCAATGA
- a CDS encoding ABC transporter substrate-binding protein yields MNSRALLRSAALVTTALLLGGTLAACSSNGDGDDTASGSVVDASTATSAADLGGFDALVEAAQAEGELNVIALPEDWANYGAIIAGFEEEYGITVNSASPDASSAEEIQAAENLKGQDTAPDVFDLGAAVALENTDKFAPYKVETWDDIPDENKHPEGLWVNNYSGVMSIGYDSDKLPEPTSLDDLLSDDYRGAVALNGDPTQAGAAFAAVGWIAALNGGGVDDFGPGIDFVGQLRGAGNFLTLDPTPATIASGETPAVFDWSFNNVAAAADKPSWKTTVIPGAAYVSFYNEAINADAPHPAAARLWQEWIFSDEAQALFLEGNAVPVRVDALKASGAADEGLIEAATFGTEGDDWISPDQAQTEAANAVLAERWAATIK; encoded by the coding sequence GTGAATTCTCGCGCACTCCTGCGCTCCGCAGCCCTGGTCACCACCGCCCTCCTGCTGGGCGGCACCCTCGCGGCCTGCTCCTCGAACGGCGACGGCGACGACACCGCTTCTGGGAGCGTCGTCGATGCCTCGACCGCCACCAGCGCCGCCGATCTCGGCGGCTTCGACGCGCTCGTCGAGGCCGCTCAGGCCGAGGGCGAGCTCAACGTGATCGCGCTGCCCGAGGACTGGGCCAACTACGGCGCGATCATCGCCGGCTTCGAGGAGGAGTACGGCATCACGGTCAACTCCGCGTCGCCCGACGCGTCGAGCGCCGAGGAGATCCAGGCCGCCGAGAACCTCAAGGGCCAGGACACCGCCCCCGACGTCTTCGATCTCGGCGCGGCCGTCGCGCTCGAGAACACCGACAAGTTCGCGCCCTACAAGGTCGAGACCTGGGATGACATCCCCGACGAGAACAAGCACCCCGAAGGGCTCTGGGTGAACAACTACTCGGGCGTCATGTCGATCGGCTACGACAGCGACAAGCTGCCCGAGCCCACCTCGCTCGACGATCTGCTGAGCGACGACTACCGCGGTGCGGTCGCGCTGAACGGCGACCCGACGCAGGCCGGTGCGGCGTTCGCCGCGGTGGGCTGGATCGCGGCGCTGAACGGCGGCGGCGTCGACGACTTCGGCCCCGGCATCGACTTCGTGGGTCAGCTGCGCGGAGCGGGCAACTTCCTCACCCTCGACCCCACGCCCGCGACCATCGCGTCGGGCGAGACCCCGGCCGTGTTCGACTGGTCGTTCAACAACGTCGCCGCCGCGGCCGACAAGCCGAGCTGGAAGACCACGGTCATCCCCGGCGCCGCGTACGTCAGCTTCTACAACGAGGCCATCAATGCCGACGCCCCGCACCCGGCGGCCGCCCGCCTCTGGCAGGAGTGGATCTTCTCGGACGAGGCGCAGGCCCTGTTCCTCGAGGGGAACGCCGTGCCCGTGCGCGTCGACGCCCTGAAGGCCTCGGGCGCCGCCGATGAGGGTCTCATCGAGGCAGCGACGTTCGGAACGGAGGGCGACGACTGGATCTCGCCCGACCAGGCGCAGACCGAGGCCGCGAACGCGGTGCTCGCCGAGCGCTGGGCCGCGACGATCAAGTGA
- a CDS encoding ABC transporter permease → MKSRILPALGLAPFAAYVLLFLAVPTLLAIGSGFFDDEGFTLDNLGALLAPATLEAFGASVWVSALTAAIGAVVGAVLCWALAALPETGPLRRVVDSASSVLAQFGGVMLAFAFIATIGIQGIVTVLLRERGGVDIYSGGVWLYELPGLILPYLYFQVPLMVITFLPAVSALRPGWAEAVATLGGSSGAYWLRVGLPVLAPAFLGSLLLLFANAFSSYATAAALISQGSQIVPLQIRAALIGETGGSSASTAGALALGMIVVMTAVMLVYGRLMARAARWQR, encoded by the coding sequence ATGAAGTCGCGCATCCTCCCGGCACTCGGGCTCGCCCCGTTCGCGGCCTACGTGCTGCTGTTCCTCGCCGTGCCCACGCTGCTCGCCATCGGCAGCGGGTTCTTCGACGACGAGGGGTTCACCCTCGACAACCTGGGCGCGCTGCTCGCCCCCGCCACGCTCGAGGCGTTCGGCGCCAGCGTCTGGGTGAGCGCCCTCACCGCCGCCATCGGCGCGGTGGTGGGAGCGGTGCTCTGCTGGGCCCTCGCGGCTCTGCCCGAGACGGGGCCGCTGCGCCGGGTCGTCGACTCGGCCAGCTCCGTGCTGGCGCAGTTCGGCGGTGTCATGCTCGCCTTCGCGTTCATCGCGACCATCGGCATCCAAGGCATCGTCACGGTGCTGCTGCGCGAGCGGGGCGGGGTCGACATCTATTCGGGCGGCGTCTGGCTCTACGAGCTGCCCGGCCTCATCCTGCCCTATCTCTACTTCCAGGTGCCCCTCATGGTCATCACCTTCCTGCCCGCCGTCAGCGCGCTGCGTCCGGGCTGGGCAGAGGCGGTCGCCACGCTGGGCGGGTCGAGCGGCGCGTACTGGCTGCGGGTCGGCCTGCCGGTGCTCGCGCCCGCCTTCCTCGGCTCGCTGCTGCTGCTGTTCGCCAACGCGTTCTCGTCGTACGCGACCGCGGCGGCGCTCATCAGCCAGGGCTCGCAGATCGTGCCGCTGCAGATCCGCGCCGCCCTCATCGGCGAGACCGGCGGCAGCAGCGCGAGCACGGCGGGCGCCCTCGCGCTCGGCATGATCGTCGTGATGACCGCGGTGATGCTCGTCTACGGGCGGCTCATGGCGCGCGCCGCGAGGTGGCAGCGATGA
- a CDS encoding ABC transporter permease, translated as MSARVPGRPSPVAARIVVAVVGGLFLIPLVAMLEFTLRQTAGGYGLEHWAALFDPENARRYRTLFQGIGNSFALAAIALAIVLVLFFPTIVLVHLRFPRLERALDLLTVLPIAIPAIVLVVGFAPVYRVIGQLFGSGVWTLGLAYGVLVLPFAYRAIVADLQGMDARTRAEAARSLGAGWGTVLVRVIAPGVRRGLLAASLLTIAIVLGEFTVSSLLNRTTLQVALLQVSKSDPFAAVIVSLLSLIGAFAVLLAVSSTGSATRRRARRVGGPVAGALAAPGAPAAPAPVSATAKES; from the coding sequence ATGAGCGCGCGAGTGCCCGGGCGCCCCTCGCCCGTCGCCGCCCGCATCGTCGTCGCGGTCGTCGGCGGCCTCTTCCTGATCCCGCTGGTCGCCATGCTCGAGTTCACACTGCGGCAGACCGCCGGCGGCTACGGCCTCGAGCACTGGGCGGCGCTGTTCGATCCCGAGAACGCGCGCAGGTACCGCACGCTGTTCCAGGGCATCGGCAACTCCTTCGCGCTCGCGGCCATCGCACTCGCGATCGTGCTCGTGCTGTTCTTCCCCACGATCGTGCTGGTGCACCTGCGCTTCCCGCGCCTCGAGCGCGCGCTCGACCTGCTCACCGTGCTGCCGATCGCGATCCCCGCGATCGTGCTCGTGGTGGGCTTCGCACCCGTCTACCGGGTGATCGGGCAGCTGTTCGGGTCGGGGGTCTGGACGCTGGGACTCGCCTACGGCGTGCTCGTGCTGCCGTTCGCGTACCGCGCCATCGTGGCCGATCTGCAGGGCATGGACGCCCGCACCCGCGCCGAGGCCGCCCGGTCGCTCGGCGCGGGCTGGGGCACCGTGCTCGTGCGGGTCATCGCGCCGGGCGTGCGGCGAGGCCTGCTCGCCGCCTCGCTGCTCACCATCGCGATCGTGCTCGGCGAGTTCACCGTCTCGTCGCTGCTCAACCGCACGACCCTGCAGGTCGCGCTGCTGCAGGTGTCGAAGTCCGACCCGTTCGCGGCCGTCATCGTCTCGCTGCTCTCGCTCATCGGCGCCTTCGCCGTGCTGCTCGCGGTGAGCAGCACCGGATCGGCGACGCGGCGACGCGCGCGACGCGTCGGCGGCCCCGTCGCGGGCGCGCTCGCCGCACCCGGCGCCCCGGCCGCGCCCGCCCCCGTTTCCGCCACCGCCAAGGAGTCCTGA